The following coding sequences are from one Zonotrichia albicollis isolate bZonAlb1 chromosome 13, bZonAlb1.hap1, whole genome shotgun sequence window:
- the SPIRE2 gene encoding protein spire homolog 2 translates to MARAGAGPPRELSLEEVLKCYEQPLNEEQAWALCFQGCRAAAAAPVAPAPLRTADIRLRADGSLRLPAPPHDLPALLTPSAEAQMVQSLGFAVYRALDWGLDENEERELSPRLEQLIDLMTNSDSEDSGCATADEGYGGQEEEEEGAEGQPRSVRTFGQAMRCCAARLADPAGAPAHYQAVCRALFAETVELMAFLAKIRDAKELLQKLKEDEEEEERPAAELGNLRNTDWARLWVQLMRELRHGVKLKKVQEKQFNPLPTEYQLTPFEMLMQDIRARNYKLRKVMVDGDIPPRVKKDAHELILDFIRSRPPLKQASERRLRPLPQKQRTLHEKILEEIRQERKLRPVEQKGYSSLPCIPHACAGRLSSSSCLELSLCPASTVPARPRPRVLLKAPTLAEMEEMNLSEDEDSPATEVQLKRDRSFSEQDLAQLQSQLGGDQAVPQDPEPLQPEPRPRSGSVPASCHSLPDGPARPRAALGAVEERPEDGSSAAPASSSKHLWLEFSHPVESLALTVEEMINVRRVLVKAEMEKFLQSKELYSSLRRGKVCCCCRAKFPLFSWPTSCFFCKRSVCSSCSLKMKMPSKKLAHIPVYALGFESLPGSLLPKAPPLRRREPFHSLSGPCWRRVEEEFPHIYAQGSVLRDVCSDCAGFVTDVVSSSRRSVAVLHASAANRRHAKARSLYSDAWLP, encoded by the exons ATGGcgcgggcgggcgcggggccgccGCGGGAGCTGTCCCTGGAGGAGGTGCTGAAGTGCTACGAGCAGCCGCTGAACGAGGAGCAGGCCTGGGCGCTCTGCTTCCAGGGctgccgcgccgccgccgccgcccccgtgGCCCCCGCGCCTCTCCGCACCGCCGACATCCGCCTCCGCGCCGACGGCTCCCTCCGCCTGCCCGCCCCGCCGCACG ACCTGCCCGCGCTGCTGACGCCCTCTGCCGAAGCCCAG ATGGTGCAGTCGCTGGGCTTTGCCGTGTACCGGGCGCTGGACTGGGGGCTGGACGAGAACGAGGAGCgggagctgagcccgcgcctGGAGCAGCTCATCGACCTGATGACCAACAGCGACTCCGAGGACAGCGGCTGCGCCACGGCCGACGAGGGCTATggagggcaggaggaagaggaggagggcgCCGAGGGGCAGCCCCGCTCGGTGCGCACCTTCGGGCAGGCCATGCGCTGCTGCGCCGCCCGCCTGGCCGACCCCGCGGGCGCCCCGGCGCATTACCAGGCCGTGTGCCGAGCCCTCTTCGCCGAGACCGTGGAGCTCATGGCCTTCCTCGCCAAGATCCGCGACGCCAAGGAG ctgctgcagaagctgaaggaggatgaggaagaggaggagcggcCGGCGGCAGAGCTGGGCAACCTGCGCAACACAGACTGG GCCCGGCTGTGGGTGCAGCTGATGCGGGAGCTGCGGCACGGTGTGAAGCTGAAGAAGGTGCAGGAGAAGCAGTTCAACCCTCTGCCCACCGAGTACCAGCTCACGCCCTTCGAGATGCTCATGCAGGACATCCGTGCCCGCAACTACAAACTCCGCAAGGTCATG gtgGACGGAGACATCCCCCCCCGCGTGAAGAAAGATGCCCACGAGCTCATCCTGGACTTCATCCGCTCCCGGCCCCCGCTGAAGCAG GCCTCAGAGCGGCGGCTGCGGCCGCTGCCCCAGAAGCAGAGGACGCTCCATGAGAAGATCCTGGAGGAGATCAGGCAGGAGCGGAAGCTGCGGCCCGTGGAGCAGAAAG GGtacagctccctgccctgcatccCCCACGCCTGCGCCGGCCGcctgagctccagctcctgcctcgagctgtccctgtgcccggCCAGCACTGTCCCCGCGCGCCCGCGGCCGCGCGTCCTGCTCAAGGCGCCCACCCTGGCCGAGATGGAGGAGATGAACCTCTCTGAG GACGAGGATTCTCCAGCCACGGAGGTGCAGCTGAAGCGGGATCGCTCCTTCTCGGAGCAGgacctggcacagctgcagagccagctgggaggggaccaggctgtgccccaggacCCAGAGCCGCTGCAGCccgagccccggccccgctcag GCTCCgtccctgccagctgccacTCGCTGCCAGatggcccagcccggccccgagcTGCCCTTGGAGCTGTGGAGGAGAGGCCAGAGGATGGATCCAGCgctgcccctgccagcagctccaagcaCCTCTGGCTG GAGTTCAGCCACCCTGTGGAGAGCCTGGCCCTGACTGTGGAGGAGATGATCAACGTGCGCAGGGTGCTGGTCAAGGCTGAGATGGAGAAGTTCCTGCAGAGCAAGGAGCTGTACAGCAGCCTGCGGAGGGGGaag gtctgctgctgctgcagggccaagTTTCCTCTCTTCTCCTGGCCCACGTCGTGTTTCTTCTGCAAGCG gtcTGTCTGTAGCTCCTGCAGTCTAAAG ATGAAGATGCCTTCCAAGAAGCTGGCTCACATCCCCGTCTACGCGCTGGGCTTCGAGAGCCTGCCGGGCTCGCTGTTGCCCAAGGCGCCGCCGCTGCGTCGGAGAGAGCCCTTCCA CTCGCTCTCGGGGCCGTGCTGGCGCCGGGTGGAGGAGGAATTCCCGCACATCTACGCCCAGGGCTCGGTCCTGCGCGACGTCTGCTCGGACTGCGCCGGCTTCGTGACGGACGTGGTGAGCTCCAGCCGCCGCAGCGTGGCCGTGCTCCACGCCAGCGCCGCGAACCGGCGCCACGCCAAGGCGCGCTCCCTCTACAGCGACGCGTGGCTCCCGTGA